A section of the Pseudomonas fluorescens genome encodes:
- a CDS encoding membrane-targeted effector domain-containing toxin, translating into MSTTSQTFEGIKGHLNQIGHHLLQVEAPLLPEHTPSAALAYLEKLNVLLTSYRQLYLNQSRPLYQGITQADLTTRVATLKTTLNAHLQQLDRHLQIDGKPRKSFMTFEAGYTALAHETTLGAEDRLLHPQQQALLERIPLGSTLRPGLYALNLRYQEQTVELAGAFVLTEKSSPIATDLTSALPLGEVMLFTPSQGIECFSSLAHVNTRLLQGMDDTEQRQAFMHLLPVRYRDVTPGAIWPLELTPISEKPLFEHTYNALIDKRTQDIERALSLVDNPGQDAAQLIDALDRAIAAALPDISARLQWRARYLLERYLRLGAPDWYRSASESRRTTLASHLANYNLARQDLLDLLGPVTTPQALARYQLLEHLSDELDIHDLAPEHLWISTRRYVEPIGEYEQERNLIDLALRGLHAGDALAGSDFLSKTTLTYRDAPLPKAYQDLTPAWLVQMLATLQPRLDFADAQQQMHAKPVVSRAIEKMLDQRINALAYTAMLQGHLSENDFQSVQDLREGTNPRLSAATLSLHEAQLQDMWVLRQSDASGAVTRLLLCTPEAPREQQFQVFDSELACQNHILGWSLDNGTKQPPGTLTDYLIKRVALRFRGAMKRVLTGLSFKFHDQEYKEISFGNIGSHAQCLQAMSAHVLATRLDDYEFSTPSWYRSTSTDNRQTLLKLAEDSEGALFTYNEFPLSDAQFPRFTDYLHEQAKKSLNQLLGRQQNDIDPDTVWAFSPPALLGSQTPPPLTYTQLYRDGYADGVGFLDEKFSRSAQFKGSKGVDLSALTAENVARSVTGIWIGQRYIDRVKTQLLNTGSADYNLRRDATLSITQRQMQNAALECRLEGYIAGADWEWLQRSIASMGSTAVETRGTYAIHRLLVDGEWVMGNFLFSHSGFPTLLYTPNAPDGIRFREARQFNYLLKKIPGMVGYFTLRVGAQSQTRVRTFLEGAKAQLPHDLTKTDASPARYDSTHGLSPLLDLRQALYNMQMQRKIDDVQGTTINRNQMISGLLWTCVEWVTAIATAPFPTLSLSLGMLLAFKDGMLALHAYQQGDTGAAVEHLIGYVLNSAGAAFTDLRPALASLKQLARPAARQFAKSPVVASDALKLVQPLQSKALTLADMQAMLFEGEALWAKKTPDPIGRYLLYRQDPLTGKLVSTTRVAAPDTEGLWHRTGVTGGAPKYEKLPDTPEPLKPYEIPGKYASKLELAINPDIREGIALRAEWEFGSPEGAQGNVIRDLAPVRKAYLQHAERLKTDAQSYFTNRPPLPARTSPLAIDADTSFAQLIASDTFAGNKSLVIGAIPGSIAGKQLLITQMDTLLKQGFKRLYIEYLPADLFRLKLVKLNSGKSWQHIERHLKVVDRTFGFADDAEYSYVALVRKAQEKGLKVKALDTSTSYLLEDALQMGDTPMTTPRDHATRNFYSSKTIELDAADEADERWIALVDSSRLRTYNNTPGLADLQDAVALRVEDIGPGQPVGIWTDEPGAIAGDALAKGDYRLTLHTAYKAPGPTGSSGAAADTGVAHYSDYDIAPSLRDSITRQSTSPHGLDTRYFPQNPDHRDAFLAFQDARTRLNKDAQTYLASHQPPPRPALSTLGLPRSPETLLESVRHSEFSGLIIGEGHQAQSSKRWLRDYMGKLKALEFKTLYMEHLLTDIHQAQLDVFVSTQRMPDTLKHYLKQLDHGQMPGYTGQDNYTEVIQVAVRHGMRVRALDCAASYNVKGLGDVKTSRNQLFSYFASQVIKADQAAFGPHKWVAFIGSAHTNTHLAVPGLAELQGAVSLQVRDTAPALAQNIRPGSWETAGDGLGPYRSALRSDFVLDAGVAGTRPPAPFVPLDRARLNRPGLFLIERPSPSQNNLLHRSRSGEIVSTPIRVDHNGLFYVDRWEQMQGKRFTYENILIEALKAEVGLVPAP; encoded by the coding sequence GTGAGCACAACATCCCAGACCTTTGAGGGCATCAAAGGTCACCTCAATCAAATCGGGCATCACCTGCTCCAGGTTGAAGCACCGCTACTACCCGAACACACACCCTCGGCCGCACTGGCGTACCTGGAGAAGCTCAACGTCCTGCTGACGTCCTACCGGCAGTTGTATCTGAACCAGAGCCGCCCCCTTTACCAAGGGATAACCCAGGCTGACCTGACCACCCGCGTGGCCACACTCAAGACCACGTTGAACGCCCATCTGCAACAGCTCGATCGCCACCTGCAGATCGACGGCAAGCCACGCAAATCCTTCATGACCTTTGAAGCCGGGTACACCGCCCTGGCCCATGAAACAACCCTCGGCGCCGAGGACCGCCTGTTGCACCCGCAACAGCAGGCCCTGCTTGAGCGCATACCGCTGGGCAGCACGTTGCGCCCGGGGCTGTACGCACTGAACTTGCGCTATCAAGAGCAGACCGTCGAGCTGGCGGGCGCCTTTGTGCTGACCGAAAAATCCAGCCCCATAGCCACCGACCTGACCTCTGCGCTGCCACTGGGCGAGGTGATGCTGTTTACCCCGTCCCAGGGGATCGAGTGCTTCAGTTCCCTGGCGCACGTCAACACACGTCTGCTCCAAGGAATGGACGATACCGAACAACGGCAGGCCTTCATGCACCTGCTGCCGGTGCGTTATCGCGATGTCACACCAGGGGCGATCTGGCCGCTGGAGCTGACACCGATCAGCGAAAAGCCACTGTTTGAGCACACCTACAACGCCCTGATCGACAAACGTACCCAGGACATCGAGCGCGCCCTGAGCCTGGTAGACAACCCCGGGCAGGACGCCGCTCAACTGATCGACGCCCTGGACCGTGCCATCGCCGCCGCGTTGCCGGACATCAGTGCGCGCCTGCAATGGCGCGCCCGATACTTGCTCGAACGCTACCTGCGCCTTGGCGCGCCGGACTGGTATCGCAGCGCCAGCGAATCTCGTCGCACCACCCTTGCCAGTCATCTGGCGAACTACAACCTGGCCCGCCAGGACCTGCTCGACCTGCTGGGCCCGGTCACTACCCCACAAGCCCTGGCCCGCTATCAACTGCTCGAACACTTGAGCGACGAGTTGGATATCCACGACCTGGCACCGGAACACCTGTGGATCAGCACACGGCGCTATGTAGAGCCCATCGGCGAATACGAACAGGAGCGCAACCTGATCGACCTGGCCTTGCGTGGCTTGCATGCCGGTGATGCACTGGCGGGCTCGGATTTCCTGAGCAAAACCACGCTCACCTATCGCGATGCACCGCTGCCCAAGGCCTATCAGGACCTGACACCCGCCTGGCTCGTGCAGATGCTGGCCACTCTGCAGCCGCGTCTCGACTTTGCCGATGCGCAGCAGCAGATGCACGCCAAGCCCGTCGTCAGCCGCGCAATCGAAAAGATGCTTGATCAACGGATCAACGCACTGGCTTACACCGCCATGCTGCAAGGGCACCTCAGCGAAAACGACTTTCAATCAGTGCAGGACTTGCGCGAAGGCACCAACCCCCGCCTGAGCGCAGCCACCCTGTCACTGCATGAGGCCCAGTTGCAAGACATGTGGGTGCTGCGCCAAAGCGACGCCAGCGGCGCGGTCACCCGCTTGCTCCTGTGCACACCCGAGGCACCCCGCGAGCAGCAGTTCCAGGTCTTTGACAGTGAGCTCGCCTGCCAGAACCACATCCTCGGCTGGAGCCTGGACAACGGTACGAAACAGCCGCCGGGCACCCTCACCGACTACCTGATCAAGCGCGTCGCCCTGCGTTTTCGTGGGGCAATGAAGCGGGTCCTGACCGGCCTGAGCTTCAAGTTTCACGACCAGGAATACAAAGAGATCAGCTTTGGCAATATCGGCAGTCATGCCCAATGCCTCCAGGCCATGTCGGCCCATGTGCTGGCGACCCGTCTCGATGACTACGAGTTCAGCACCCCGAGCTGGTATCGCTCCACCAGCACCGATAACCGCCAGACCCTGCTGAAGCTGGCCGAAGACAGCGAGGGTGCGCTGTTTACCTACAATGAATTTCCGTTGTCTGACGCGCAGTTCCCCCGCTTCACCGACTACCTGCATGAACAGGCGAAGAAAAGCCTGAACCAACTGCTGGGACGCCAGCAGAACGATATCGACCCTGACACCGTGTGGGCCTTCTCCCCTCCCGCACTGCTCGGTTCGCAGACCCCACCTCCCCTGACCTACACCCAGTTGTACCGTGACGGCTACGCGGACGGCGTGGGGTTCCTCGACGAGAAGTTTTCTCGCTCGGCCCAGTTCAAAGGCTCGAAAGGCGTGGACCTGAGTGCGCTGACGGCAGAAAACGTCGCCCGCTCGGTTACCGGGATCTGGATCGGCCAGCGCTACATCGACCGGGTCAAGACGCAGTTGCTCAATACCGGCAGTGCGGACTACAACCTGCGGCGCGATGCGACCTTGAGCATCACCCAGCGCCAAATGCAAAACGCCGCCCTGGAGTGCCGGCTGGAAGGGTACATCGCCGGGGCCGACTGGGAGTGGCTGCAGCGCAGTATCGCCAGCATGGGCAGTACTGCCGTCGAAACACGCGGCACCTACGCTATCCATCGCCTGCTGGTGGATGGCGAGTGGGTGATGGGCAACTTCCTCTTCAGCCACAGCGGTTTTCCGACGCTGCTCTACACCCCCAACGCACCGGATGGCATCCGATTTCGCGAGGCCAGGCAGTTCAATTACCTGCTGAAAAAAATCCCCGGAATGGTTGGCTATTTCACCCTGCGGGTCGGCGCCCAATCCCAGACCAGAGTGCGCACCTTCCTCGAAGGCGCCAAGGCACAATTGCCCCACGACCTGACCAAAACCGACGCCAGCCCGGCACGCTATGATTCCACTCATGGGCTAAGCCCGCTGCTGGATCTGCGCCAGGCCCTGTACAACATGCAGATGCAACGCAAGATCGACGACGTACAAGGCACCACCATCAATCGCAACCAGATGATCAGTGGCCTCTTGTGGACCTGCGTGGAGTGGGTTACCGCCATTGCCACCGCGCCGTTCCCCACCCTCAGCCTGAGCCTGGGCATGTTGCTGGCCTTCAAGGATGGCATGCTCGCCCTGCACGCTTATCAGCAGGGAGATACCGGCGCGGCCGTGGAACACCTGATCGGTTACGTGCTCAATAGCGCCGGCGCGGCCTTTACCGATCTGCGCCCGGCATTGGCCTCGCTCAAACAGCTGGCCCGGCCGGCCGCACGCCAGTTCGCCAAGAGCCCCGTCGTTGCGAGCGACGCCTTGAAACTGGTCCAGCCCTTGCAATCGAAGGCACTGACGCTGGCCGACATGCAAGCGATGTTGTTCGAAGGCGAGGCGCTTTGGGCGAAAAAGACCCCGGACCCCATCGGCCGCTATTTGTTGTACCGCCAGGATCCACTCACCGGCAAACTGGTCTCCACCACCCGCGTGGCCGCGCCCGATACCGAAGGGCTCTGGCACCGTACCGGCGTGACTGGGGGGGCGCCCAAGTATGAAAAGCTGCCCGACACGCCGGAGCCACTCAAGCCTTATGAAATACCGGGGAAGTACGCCAGCAAACTGGAACTGGCCATCAATCCCGACATACGGGAGGGGATAGCTCTGCGCGCCGAGTGGGAGTTCGGCTCGCCGGAGGGCGCGCAGGGCAACGTCATCAGAGACCTGGCGCCCGTGCGCAAGGCTTACCTGCAACACGCCGAACGCCTGAAAACAGACGCCCAGAGTTACTTCACCAATCGCCCCCCTTTGCCAGCCCGTACCTCCCCCTTGGCGATTGATGCCGATACGTCATTTGCGCAACTGATCGCCAGCGACACCTTTGCCGGAAACAAGTCCCTGGTCATCGGTGCCATACCGGGTTCCATTGCCGGCAAGCAGCTGTTGATCACCCAGATGGATACCTTGCTCAAGCAAGGGTTCAAGCGCCTGTACATCGAGTACCTGCCCGCCGATCTATTCCGCCTGAAGTTGGTAAAACTCAATAGCGGCAAGTCCTGGCAGCATATCGAACGGCATCTGAAAGTCGTCGACCGGACCTTTGGCTTCGCCGACGACGCCGAATACTCCTACGTCGCTCTGGTACGTAAAGCCCAGGAAAAGGGCTTGAAGGTCAAGGCACTGGACACATCCACCTCCTACCTGCTGGAAGACGCCCTGCAAATGGGCGATACCCCGATGACGACGCCGCGGGATCACGCCACGAGGAACTTCTACTCCAGCAAAACCATCGAGTTGGACGCCGCCGACGAAGCGGATGAGCGCTGGATTGCGCTGGTGGACTCCTCGCGCTTGCGCACCTACAACAACACGCCCGGGCTGGCAGACCTGCAAGACGCCGTTGCCCTGCGGGTGGAGGACATTGGCCCAGGCCAGCCGGTAGGTATCTGGACCGACGAACCCGGTGCCATTGCAGGCGATGCATTGGCCAAGGGCGATTACCGACTGACCCTGCATACCGCGTACAAAGCGCCTGGACCGACAGGTTCCTCTGGCGCGGCCGCTGACACCGGCGTGGCACATTACAGCGATTACGATATTGCCCCCTCCCTCAGGGACAGCATCACTCGACAGAGCACATCACCCCATGGGCTGGACACTCGCTATTTCCCGCAGAACCCGGATCATCGTGACGCATTCCTGGCGTTCCAGGACGCCAGGACCCGCCTGAATAAAGATGCACAAACTTACCTGGCCAGCCATCAGCCGCCCCCCAGGCCCGCGCTGTCCACCCTGGGCTTGCCAAGATCCCCGGAGACGTTGCTGGAAAGCGTGCGTCACAGCGAGTTTTCGGGGCTGATCATCGGCGAGGGGCACCAGGCCCAATCCAGCAAACGGTGGTTGCGCGACTACATGGGGAAACTCAAGGCGCTTGAGTTCAAGACCCTCTATATGGAACACCTGCTGACCGATATACATCAGGCGCAACTGGATGTGTTCGTGAGTACGCAGCGGATGCCAGACACTCTCAAGCACTACCTCAAACAGCTGGATCACGGCCAGATGCCAGGATACACAGGCCAGGATAACTACACCGAAGTCATCCAGGTCGCGGTCCGGCATGGCATGCGCGTACGGGCACTGGACTGCGCCGCCAGCTACAACGTCAAAGGGCTGGGGGATGTGAAGACGTCGCGCAACCAACTGTTCAGCTACTTCGCCTCACAGGTGATCAAGGCCGACCAGGCGGCATTCGGGCCGCACAAGTGGGTGGCCTTCATCGGCAGCGCCCATACCAATACCCACCTGGCGGTACCGGGCCTGGCAGAACTGCAAGGTGCGGTCAGCCTGCAGGTCAGGGACACGGCGCCGGCCCTGGCGCAGAACATTCGCCCCGGCAGTTGGGAGACCGCTGGCGACGGGCTGGGCCCTTACAGGAGTGCATTACGCAGTGACTTCGTGCTGGACGCCGGCGTTGCCGGTACCCGCCCACCCGCACCCTTTGTGCCGCTGGACCGGGCACGCTTGAATCGGCCCGGCCTGTTCCTGATCGAACGCCCGTCGCCCTCGCAAAACAACCTGCTGCATCGCTCCCGCAGCGGGGAAATCGTGTCGACACCGATCAGGGTCGACCACAATGGCCTGTTTTATGTCGACCGCTGGGAACAGATGCAGGGCAAGCGTTTCACCTACGAAAACATATTGATCGAAGCGTTGAAGGCTGAGGTGGGGTTGGTCCCCGCCCCCTAA
- the nagE gene encoding N-acetylglucosamine-specific PTS transporter subunit IIBC: MYQHFIEGLQRLGRALMLPIAILPIAGLLLRLGDTDLLNIAVMHDAGQAIFANLALIFAIGIAVGFARDNNGTAGLAGAIGYLVMVSTLKVMDSTINMGMLAGIVSGLMAGALYNRFKDIKLPEYLAFFGGRRFVPIVTGFSAVGLGVVFGLIWPPVQHGINSFGVLLMESGSLGAFVFGVFNRLLIVTGLHHILNNMAWFVFGSFTDPLTGAVVTGDLTRYFAGDPKGGQFMTGMFPVMLFGLPAACLAMYRNALPERRKIMGGIFLSMALTSFLTGVTEPIEFAFMFLAPFLYLLHALLTGLSMAVTNLLDIHLGFTFSGGFIDMVLGWGKSTNGWLVIPVGLAYAVIYYSVFNYCIRRFNLKTPGREDIQVAQAEVMTDNQRAHAYIRALGGAANLLSVGACTTRLRLDMVDRNKALDAGLKALGAMAVVRPGNGGSLQVVVGPMADSIADEIRLAMSSFVDTAPAAIAPVAKPVTVNALEAEQWLNALGGRTNVRQLEAVAMTRLRVELGDDSALSETQLVALGCQGIRQLESGVWHLLVGDNSSGLGEALERLVSRPADA; encoded by the coding sequence ATGTACCAACACTTTATCGAAGGCCTGCAACGCCTGGGTCGTGCGCTGATGCTACCTATCGCGATCCTGCCGATTGCCGGCCTGTTGCTGCGCCTGGGTGACACCGACCTGCTGAACATCGCCGTCATGCACGATGCCGGGCAGGCGATCTTCGCCAACCTGGCGCTGATCTTCGCCATTGGCATCGCCGTGGGCTTTGCCAGGGACAACAACGGTACGGCGGGGCTGGCCGGGGCCATTGGCTACCTGGTCATGGTCTCCACCCTCAAGGTGATGGACAGCACCATCAACATGGGCATGCTCGCCGGGATCGTCAGCGGCCTGATGGCCGGCGCGCTGTACAACCGCTTCAAGGACATCAAGCTGCCGGAATACCTGGCGTTTTTTGGCGGGCGACGGTTCGTGCCGATTGTCACCGGGTTCTCCGCGGTGGGCCTGGGCGTGGTGTTCGGCCTGATCTGGCCGCCGGTGCAGCACGGCATCAATAGCTTCGGCGTGCTGCTGATGGAAAGCGGCAGCCTCGGCGCCTTTGTGTTCGGTGTGTTCAACCGCTTGCTGATCGTCACGGGCCTGCACCATATCCTCAACAACATGGCCTGGTTTGTGTTCGGCAGCTTCACCGACCCGCTCACAGGTGCCGTCGTGACGGGCGACCTGACCCGCTATTTTGCCGGCGACCCCAAGGGTGGCCAGTTCATGACCGGCATGTTCCCGGTGATGCTGTTCGGCCTGCCGGCGGCGTGCCTGGCGATGTATCGCAACGCCTTGCCGGAGCGGCGCAAGATCATGGGCGGGATTTTCCTGTCGATGGCCCTGACCTCGTTCCTCACGGGGGTGACCGAGCCCATCGAGTTTGCCTTCATGTTCCTCGCGCCGTTCCTGTATCTGCTGCATGCACTGCTGACCGGCCTGTCGATGGCCGTCACCAACTTGCTGGACATTCACCTGGGCTTTACCTTTTCCGGCGGCTTCATCGACATGGTTCTCGGCTGGGGCAAATCCACCAATGGCTGGCTGGTGATACCGGTGGGCCTGGCATATGCAGTGATCTACTACAGCGTGTTCAACTACTGCATCCGCCGCTTCAACCTGAAAACCCCAGGGCGTGAAGACATCCAGGTTGCCCAGGCCGAAGTCATGACAGATAACCAGCGCGCCCATGCGTACATCCGCGCCTTGGGTGGTGCCGCCAACCTGCTCAGCGTCGGTGCCTGCACCACCCGCCTGCGCCTGGACATGGTCGACCGTAACAAGGCGCTGGACGCCGGGCTCAAGGCCCTGGGGGCAATGGCCGTGGTGCGCCCCGGCAATGGCGGCAGCCTGCAGGTGGTGGTGGGGCCGATGGCCGACAGCATTGCCGATGAGATTCGCCTGGCCATGTCGTCGTTTGTTGACACCGCACCTGCGGCAATTGCACCGGTGGCCAAGCCCGTTACGGTGAATGCGCTGGAAGCCGAACAATGGCTGAACGCCCTGGGTGGGCGGACGAATGTGCGTCAACTGGAAGCCGTGGCCATGACCCGCTTGCGGGTGGAACTGGGGGATGATTCGGCGCTGTCTGAAACCCAGCTTGTCGCGCTCGGTTGCCAGGGTATACGCCAACTCGAAAGCGGTGTTTGGCACCTGTTGGTGGGCGACAACTCCTCGGGGCTGGGTGAGGCGCTGGAGCGCCTGGTCAGCCGTCCGGCCGATGCCTGA
- the ptsP gene encoding phosphoenolpyruvate--protein phosphotransferase, with protein sequence MPDNNNDLTLSAPLSGPVLTLGNVPDDVFASGAMGDGIAIDPLNDCLHAPCAGVVIHVARTGHALTLRADNGAEVLLHVGIDTVALQGEGFALLVKEGSRVSNGQALVRFDLDRIARQCKSLVSVIILTNGEQFELRPVALNTVKVGEALLRIVARQPHAQQPSVNDSSQAHASARIRIAHRGGLHARPAALIRKTAQGFSSQSQLHFAGKSASCDSLVGLMGLGIGEQDEVQVTCRGKDCDAALQALIAALSISTGEEAHTPVTVAARPVNSEAGVLQGVCAAPGLVCGPLLRLNTLQLPQDPGNHVRDEQLQQLDSALEQVRSEIRNTLEHARQRRAAEEEDIFAAHLVLLEDPTLLEAATAAIEQGSAATHAWRDAIQAQCAVLLGLGKPLFAERANDLRDLQQRVLRVLLGETWQFELPAGAIVAAHELTPSDLLQLSAQNVAGLCMAEGGATSHVAILARGKGLPCVVALGGEVLEVPQGQRVVLDAANGRLELTPDDARHAQVHQIRDAQKQRRQQQQAQAQAAASTRDGVGIEVAANVASSSEAQIAFENGADGVGLLRTEFLFVDRRTAPDEQEQRQAYQAVLDAMGDKSVIIRTIDVGGDKQLDYLPLPVEANPVLGLRGIRMAQVRPELLDQQLRALLQVSPLQRCRILLPMVSEVDELLHIRRRLDELCAELELTQRPELGVMIEVPAAALMAELLAEHADFLSIGTNDLSQYTLAMDRDHAGLAARVDALHPALLRLIAQTCAGAAKHGRWVGVCGALASDPLATPVLVGLGVRELSVSPPQIAEIKDRIRHLDATQCRQLSQGLLNLGSAGAVRQACQHHWPLS encoded by the coding sequence ATGCCCGACAATAATAATGACCTCACCCTCAGCGCCCCCCTCAGCGGGCCGGTGCTGACCCTGGGCAACGTGCCTGACGACGTGTTCGCCAGTGGCGCCATGGGCGACGGGATTGCCATCGATCCCCTCAACGACTGCCTGCATGCACCGTGCGCTGGCGTGGTGATCCACGTCGCCCGTACTGGCCATGCCTTGACCCTGCGCGCCGACAATGGTGCCGAGGTGCTGCTGCACGTGGGCATCGACACCGTCGCACTGCAAGGCGAAGGCTTTGCCTTGCTGGTCAAGGAAGGTTCGCGGGTCAGTAACGGGCAAGCCTTGGTGCGCTTTGACCTGGACCGTATTGCCCGCCAGTGCAAAAGCCTGGTCAGCGTGATCATCCTCACCAATGGCGAACAGTTCGAGCTGCGCCCGGTGGCCTTGAATACGGTGAAGGTCGGCGAGGCATTGCTGCGCATCGTGGCGCGTCAACCGCACGCCCAACAGCCCTCGGTGAACGACAGCTCCCAGGCGCATGCCAGCGCACGTATTCGTATCGCCCACCGGGGCGGCCTGCATGCCCGGCCTGCAGCGCTGATCCGCAAGACCGCCCAGGGTTTCAGCAGCCAGTCGCAGCTGCATTTCGCCGGCAAATCGGCGTCGTGCGACAGCCTGGTCGGCCTGATGGGGCTGGGCATTGGTGAGCAGGATGAGGTGCAAGTCACTTGCCGCGGCAAGGATTGCGATGCGGCGTTACAGGCACTGATTGCGGCACTCTCGATCAGCACCGGCGAAGAAGCACACACCCCGGTGACCGTCGCAGCGCGCCCGGTCAACAGCGAGGCGGGCGTATTGCAGGGGGTCTGCGCCGCGCCGGGCCTGGTCTGCGGGCCGCTGTTGCGCCTCAACACCCTCCAATTGCCACAAGACCCGGGCAACCATGTGCGCGATGAGCAATTGCAGCAACTGGACAGCGCCCTGGAACAGGTACGCAGCGAAATCCGCAACACCCTGGAGCACGCCCGTCAGCGCAGGGCCGCCGAGGAAGAAGACATCTTCGCCGCCCACCTGGTGCTGCTGGAGGATCCCACCCTGCTGGAAGCCGCCACCGCCGCTATCGAGCAAGGCAGCGCCGCCACCCATGCCTGGCGCGATGCGATCCAGGCCCAATGCGCGGTGTTGCTGGGCTTGGGCAAGCCGTTGTTCGCCGAGCGCGCCAACGACCTGCGGGACTTGCAGCAACGGGTGCTGCGCGTGCTGCTGGGCGAAACCTGGCAGTTCGAACTGCCGGCCGGCGCCATTGTTGCCGCCCATGAACTGACCCCCTCGGACCTGTTGCAGTTGAGCGCGCAAAACGTCGCAGGCCTGTGCATGGCCGAAGGTGGCGCAACCTCCCATGTGGCGATCCTGGCCCGGGGCAAAGGCTTGCCTTGCGTGGTCGCCCTGGGCGGTGAAGTGTTGGAGGTGCCGCAAGGCCAGCGGGTGGTGCTGGATGCCGCCAACGGGCGCCTGGAACTCACCCCGGACGATGCCCGTCACGCCCAGGTCCACCAGATCCGCGATGCGCAGAAACAGCGGCGCCAGCAGCAACAGGCTCAGGCCCAGGCGGCGGCCAGCACCCGCGATGGTGTAGGCATTGAAGTGGCAGCCAATGTCGCCTCCAGCAGCGAGGCACAGATTGCCTTTGAAAACGGCGCCGATGGCGTGGGCCTGCTGCGCACCGAGTTCCTGTTCGTGGACCGGCGCACCGCTCCCGATGAGCAGGAGCAACGCCAGGCCTATCAAGCGGTACTGGATGCCATGGGCGACAAATCCGTGATCATCCGCACCATCGATGTGGGCGGCGACAAACAACTCGACTACCTGCCGCTGCCGGTCGAGGCCAATCCGGTGCTGGGCCTGCGCGGCATTCGCATGGCCCAGGTGCGCCCGGAACTGCTCGACCAGCAACTGCGCGCCCTGCTCCAGGTCAGCCCGCTGCAACGCTGCCGGATCCTCCTGCCGATGGTCAGCGAGGTCGATGAATTGCTGCACATCCGCCGGCGCCTCGATGAACTGTGCGCCGAACTGGAACTGACCCAGCGCCCGGAGCTGGGGGTGATGATCGAAGTGCCGGCCGCCGCACTGATGGCCGAGCTCCTGGCCGAACATGCCGACTTCCTGTCCATCGGCACCAACGACCTGTCCCAGTACACCCTGGCCATGGACCGCGACCATGCTGGCCTGGCCGCGCGGGTTGACGCCCTGCACCCGGCGTTGCTGCGCCTGATCGCCCAGACCTGCGCGGGTGCGGCGAAACATGGCCGCTGGGTCGGCGTCTGTGGCGCCCTGGCCTCGGACCCACTGGCCACTCCTGTGCTGGTCGGACTGGGCGTGCGCGAGCTGTCCGTGAGCCCGCCGCAAATTGCCGAAATCAAAGACCGCATACGCCACCTGGACGCCACGCAATGCCGGCAACTGAGCCAGGGCCTGCTCAACCTGGGCAGTGCCGGGGCCGTGCGCCAAGCCTGTCAACACCATTGGCCGTTGAGCTGA
- a CDS encoding SIS domain-containing protein, with protein MTSKMLEEALSSCEAVAAQLQCLDPVLAEVAGRLRRQPPQVAMTVARGSSDHAASYFAYLAMQHVGIPVASLPMSVVTLAQAPLKVSGQAAFGFSQSGQSPDLVNSLRVLRKRGALSVSMVNAEDSPLEAACEFHVPLCAGPERSVAATKSFIATLTASAQLIGHWNQEDGLLEACHALPAGLREAATQDWSLAVDALRDCQRLMVIGRGAGFAIAQEAALKLKETSAIQAEAFSSAEVRHGPMALIDDNYPLLVFAPRGAEQPGLLTLAAEMRQRGARVLLAAPDDIAERDLTLSRAEHSALDPILAIQSFYVMAAGLAQARGMDPDQPRHLSKVTRTH; from the coding sequence TTGACTTCAAAAATGCTTGAAGAGGCCCTGTCCTCCTGTGAGGCCGTCGCGGCCCAATTGCAATGCCTGGACCCAGTGCTGGCCGAGGTCGCCGGGCGCCTGCGCCGCCAACCGCCGCAAGTGGCGATGACCGTCGCCCGTGGCAGTTCGGACCACGCCGCCAGTTACTTCGCCTACCTGGCCATGCAGCATGTGGGCATCCCGGTGGCATCGTTGCCGATGTCGGTGGTGACCCTGGCGCAAGCGCCGCTGAAAGTCAGCGGCCAGGCGGCGTTTGGCTTTTCCCAGTCGGGGCAGAGCCCGGACCTGGTCAATAGCCTGCGCGTGCTACGCAAGCGTGGCGCATTGAGCGTGTCGATGGTCAATGCCGAAGACTCGCCCCTGGAGGCCGCCTGCGAATTCCATGTGCCGCTGTGCGCCGGCCCTGAGCGCAGCGTGGCCGCGACCAAGAGCTTTATCGCGACCCTGACCGCCAGCGCCCAGTTGATCGGCCACTGGAACCAGGAAGACGGCCTGCTCGAAGCCTGCCATGCCTTGCCGGCCGGCCTGCGCGAAGCGGCGACCCAGGACTGGAGCCTGGCCGTCGACGCCCTGCGCGATTGCCAGCGCCTGATGGTCATCGGCCGTGGTGCCGGGTTTGCCATCGCCCAGGAAGCGGCACTCAAGCTCAAGGAAACCTCGGCGATCCAGGCCGAAGCCTTCAGCAGCGCCGAAGTGCGCCACGGGCCGATGGCCTTGATCGATGACAACTACCCGTTGCTGGTGTTCGCCCCACGCGGCGCCGAACAGCCCGGCCTGCTGACCCTGGCCGCAGAAATGCGCCAGCGCGGCGCACGGGTGCTGCTGGCCGCTCCCGACGATATTGCCGAACGCGACCTGACCTTGAGCCGCGCCGAACACTCGGCCCTGGACCCGATCCTGGCGATCCAGAGCTTCTACGTGATGGCTGCAGGTTTAGCCCAGGCCCGCGGCATGGACCCGGACCAGCCCCGCCACCTGAGCAAAGTCACTCGCACCCACTGA